CGGCGAGTTCCGCGTCCCCGGCCAGGGCGGGGACGATGCCGTCGTAGGCCAGCGTGATCCGGCTGTCATCCCCGGTGCTCCAGATGTAGTCGGAGATGCGGCCGTTCACCCCGAACCGGCCCTCGTGGTAGCACTGCTCCGGGTAATTGAAGCGGTCGTACATGCTGCCGATCTTGGCGAGCATGAGGCCGCACTTGTGGGCATAGACGGGATCGCCGCTGACGAGGTACGCCTGGCTGAGGGCGTTCAGGGAGCCGAGGATGTCGCGGTTCCAGCGCTGCCAGAAGACATAGTAGGGGACGAAGAAGTAGCGCCGCCCGTCCCGCTTGTCCAGCCAGCCGAGGCCGTGGTCGGTCGGCTCGGGGCCCTCGTCGGGCTTGCCCTTGAGGCCTTCGGTGTTCCAGGGCTGGAAGTCGTTCTTGGGGAAGACGCCGTGGCAGACGGGGCACTCGACCTTGAAGGGCCGCTCGCGGCTCATCAGCCACGGGTAGTGCCCGGCCCGGCGGTTGACCTCATCACCGCAGACGGGGCAGTCGTGGGCGATGCAGACATTGATGGCACGGAGTTGCTCGGGCGGCGGGATGAAGTCCCACAGCTCCTGGTCGGACATCTGCCGGAGCCAATCGCAAGCCTTCACGACCCCGGCGGCCTGGTCCCGGGCCCACTGCTGGGTCTCCAGCTTCTGCTTCAAGCCGGCCATGAAGGCCTCGTCGTAGAACGTGCGGCGGTCCTTGGCCCACAGCGGCAGGGCCACGAGCAGAGCCAGACAGATCACGAGCAGGAGGCGTTCCATGGGCTCCTTCCCCAAAGGCAAGGCTGCGCGGCAGTTCGCCCTCCAAGGGATCGGCCCCTCCCCGGCGAAATGGGTGAGCCGTCGCCTGCAGATGCTTCCGGAGGTCCCATCCATGCCTCGCGCACTCCCGGTGGTGCTCGCCATGCTCTCGCTCGCCTCGACGCTGACGTATGCCGCCGACCCGGCGCCCCAGTTCCAGTCCGGTGACGTCGTCGCCCTGATCGGTGACAGCATCACCCATGGCCGCAAGTGGCACCGCTATGTGTACTCGTACTACCTCACGCGCTTCCCCGACCGCCAGGTGCGGTTCGTGAACGAGGGCATCGCCGGCGACTCGGCTGGTGGGGCGCTGCGGCGGCTGGACTGGGACATCCTGCCCAACCAGCCCAACGCCGCCGTCATCTTCCTGGGCATGAACGACGTGGGCCGGGGCTACTACAAGGTAAACGCCGACGAGCGCACGATCGCGGCCCGGCAGACGGCCCTGGACAACTACCGCAAGAACATGGACGAGCTGGCCGCGAAGCTGCAGGCCGGTGGCGTCAAGAAGCTGTGGTTCTTCACCCCCTCACCATACGACGACACGGCGCAACTGGAGTCCGAGAACTTCCCGGGTGTGAACGGGGCGTTAGCCCAGTGCGGCCGCTTCGGCGCCGAGTTGGCCGCCAAGTACGGCGGCGCGGTCATTGACCTCAACGGGCCGATGACGGCCCTGAACCTGGAGCACCAGAAGGCCGATCCGAAGTTCACAATCATCGGTCCGGACCGCGTGCACCCGGGCGATGTCGGCATGATGGTCATCGCCTACACCGTGCTGCGGGCTCAGGGCGCCCCGGCGCTGGTGTCCAAAGTGTCGGTGGACGGGCCCAAGGTGACGGCTGACAACGCCACGGTCACGAACCTGAAGCAGACGCCGGAGGGCGTGAGCTTCGACTGCCTGGCCAAGGCGCTGCCGTGGCCCATCGAGGCCTCGGCGCACGCGGCGCTGGCGTTGGTCCCGCTGGAGGCCGATCTGGACCAGGAGAAGCTGATGGCCACGCTACCGGCGGGGGAGTACCGGCTGCTGATCGAGGGGCAGGAAGTGGGTCGCTACGACGCCGCCGCTCTGGCGGCGGGGATCAACCTGGCCCGCAACGACAAGACGCCGCAGTACCAGCAGGCCTGGAAGCTCTGGCAGGCCAACGAGCAACGCTCCGCGCTGGAGGTGCGTATTCGCACGTACGCCCAGATACGCACGATCCTGGTGGCCGGCAAGGTGAACGAGGATGACGAGGCGGCGGTGGACGCCTGCTTTGCCAGCTTCCTCGAACGCGTCGGGGAGAGCATGAGGCCGTACTTCAGCGGCCAGATCAAGGTCTACAAAGCAACGCGCCCGGAGTTGGCCAGCATCCGGGCGCAGATAGACACCTTGCAGCAGTCCCTGTGGCAACTGAACCAGCCCCAGACGCTGCACTACGAGCTGGTCAGGGCGCAGTAGCGGCGGCCCTGGCCTCTTTGGCGGCCGCCTTCTTCATGGCCGCCCCACGCTTCTTCATCGCCGCGGCGCGCTTGAAGCTCTTGACGCCCTGCCGCAGTATCTCGCGCATGAGGGCCTGGTAGGGCACGTCGTGCTCCTCCGCGATGGCCTTCAGGTCGGCGCGCAACTCGTCATCCACGCGAATGGAGAGCATCCGCTTGCGGGGGCGGTTGGTAACGTGGAAGACGAAGTCGGCCTTCACCGTGAAGTACTCCGAGGGGTCGTGCGTGTCCCAGAATAGCAGCTCCTCTTCCTCGGACGCGAAGTTGGGCAGCACCTTTGGCTCCCGCGTGACCATATCCCTTCTCATCGTCAATTGCCTCTCATTCGGCGGTGCCTGGCCTTCGCTGCGGCCCCGGTGGGCTCGAAAGCCGTGAGGATACGCCCGACGCCCCGACCCTCATGGGCGACGATCACCCAGAGACGTCGTCCATCGTCAGTCTTGCCGGGAATACCATACCGCGGCTCCGGCGTCCAGTTGCGCGAGCCATCCGGCGCCGAGTGCACCGACATCCACACTTCCGTGCTATGTGCCGCCTCCAGCGCCTCCTCGACCGTCACATCGTGTTTCTCCAGCATGTGTCTGGCGGCGCCCGCGGAAATCCGGAACTCGACGACCCTCGGACTCATGTCTCGTCCCCCGTATGTGCAGTCTAGCCGCTGTGCTGCACAATGTCAATACACAAACGTCAATACGTAGATGTCAATACATACCGGCGCTACCGCTTCACCGCCACCGGCGCCCCGCCCTGGGCCGCCGACTCGTCTATCGCCAGGCACACCCGGGCCGTCTCGATGGCATGCGGCACGCTTGGGTCACCGTCGCGGCCCTCCTGGATACGGTCGAGGAAGTGCGCGATCTCAGCCGTGAAGGGGTGGTGGGACACCGCGCCGCTGTCGGGGGTAACGCACGGCAGGCTGACCCAGTCGCTTTGCGCCGGGAAGGCGCGCTTGCTCCAGAAGCGGTCCTGACGGCTCATGCCCTCGCTGCCGATCACCTCGATGTTGAACTGGTACGGTCCGGGCGCATCGAAGCAGACTGAGATGCGCCCCACCCCCCCACTGGCCAGCTTCAGCGCCGCCGAAATGGTCGTGTCGTAGTCGAAGCCCTCCAGGCGATGCGTCGCGTAGGCGCTCACGCTGACGATGTCGCCGGCGAGATGCCGGGCGAGGTCCACGGCATGGCTGCCGCCGGCCAGGACGGCGCTGCCGGTGAACTCGCGCCGGGCCAGCCAGCGGTCGGCGCTGATGATCTCGCCGACCCCGTGCCAGTAGTCGGTCTGCACGAAGAAGACCTCGCCATAGGCGCCCGCTTCCTGCAGGCGGGTGAGGTTCGCCACCAGGGGGTTCCAGCGCAGCACGAAGCTGCACAGGGTCGTGAGGCCCGACCCGCGCAGGGCCTGCTCCAGCTCGTCCAGCTCCGTGTGGTGGATGCCCGGGGGCTTCTCGAGCAGGATGTGTTTGCCCGCCCGGGCCGCGGCGACAGCCTCGGCGGCATGGCAGAAGTTGGGGGAGGTGATGGACAGGGCCTGCACGCGCGAGTCACTGAGCAGTGCCTCATAGTCGGGGTAGATCGTGCAATCCAGGCCCAGCTCGGCCACGAACCTCTCGGCGCTGGCGCGCGTGCGGCTGGTTACCCCGACGATCTCACACCGCGGATCGCGCAGATAGGCCCGCGCGTGCTCATAGGCCACCATCCCGCAGGAGTTGATGGCGACACCGATCTTGGCAGACATGCTGGTCACTCCTCTCTGAGAGCCGAAGGGTTCACTGCCCGGCGGGGTCTTCCCTCTGCAGGACAGCCCCCCTGCGCGCGGAATTGATCCCAGAGGGGGCCACCGCCCCCAACCGGCCAACCCACGAGAAGGAGCCATGCCATGCGCCTGGGCTGCCATGTCTATGTCTTCAGCGAGTACGGGTACGACCAAGCCGCACAACTCGACGAGGTTTGGGATATGGTGGCCGACTGCGGCTACCCGGCCATTGAGATCCACGCCCCCATGCTCGAGCGCCCCGATTGGTACGAGGCCATCATGGCGGCGCAGGAGCGCACGGGCCTGCAGATCATCGGCGGCTCGAACGGGGGCAACCTGACCGATGCGGCCGAGTGGGACGCCCTGCGGCGCAAGATGGACGAGTACACGCAGAAGCTGGCCCGGCTGGACTCGCCCAAGTGCGGGTTCACGGCCACCGGCGTGCGCGCCGCCGAACGGACCGATGCGCAGAGCGCGCAGGTCGTGCGGGCCTGGACGGAGCTGGCGCAGATGTGCCAGGCGCGCGGCGTGGAGCTCAACTACCACACCCACGGCGAGCCCATAGCGGACGTGCAGTTCGTCATCGACCATGTGCCGGCCGACCTGCTGCCGCTGGGGCCGGACCTGGACTGGCTCCGCTTCGGCGGGATTGACCCGGAGGCGTTCCTGCGGGCCCACGCCGACCGGCTGGTGATGCTGCACATCCGCGATTACCACCTGGGCGGCAGCCGCACCTTCGCCCTGGGCGAGGGGGATGCGAACTACCCGCACCTGAAGACCGTGCTGGAGCAGATCGGCTTCGGCGGCGACTTCGTGGTGGAGCTGGCCACGCCCCCGGGAGTGCCGCGCGACCGCGACCTGCGCGAGATCCTGCGCACCTCGCGCGAGCACGTGCGGGCGACAGTCGGGCTGTAGCTGCCTGCCCCGCAGGTCCGCTGTGAAACAAACACAATTGTTTAGGTGTCAAAGGTCTCCACGGGGGGGGAGGCGAATGTACATAGCAGTTGTGCCGCCCGCACCGGGCAGCGCCCCGTAGCAGCCATCGTGATCGGGCGCCGGGCCCGGGCCCTCAACCCCACAGGTGAGCGTACATGACACGAAAGCGCATCCTGGCCGCAATCATCCTCGTCGCCGTCATCGGGGGCGGGATATGGTTCTGGCGCAAGTCAGCGGCTGCCAAGGCGGAGGCCGAGGAGCCGGAAACCGAGACCGCCACGGTCGAGCGCAAGGACCTGGCGGTCACCGTCTCGGCCAGCGGCGTACTTGAGCCGCTGACGACGGTGGAGGTCAAGTCGCGCTCCGGCGGCGAGATCAAGCGGCTCTTTGTCGAGGCCGGGGACGTCGTCCGCGCCCAGCAGTTGCTGGCGCAGATTGACCCGACGCAGATTCAGAGCAAGGTAGACCAGGCGGCGGCCACGGTCGCGTCCGGCCGGGCGAAGGCCACCCAGGCGAAGCTGGACGCGGCCCTGCAGGTGACGAAGACCTCGACGGACATCACCAAGTCCGTGGCGGCCGTCGAGGCTGCCCGGGCCAGCGTGGCGGAGGTCGCCGAACAACTGCGCCAGGACCGACAGACCACGCAGCAGGCCGTCCAGCAGGCCGAGGCCAGCCTGCAGGCGGCCCGCGCGCGCTATGCCCAGGCCCAGGCCGAAGCCGAAGCCGAGCCCGAGTTGCAGAGCGCCCAGGTGGCCAGCGCCAAGGCCGCGCTGGAAGCCGCGCGGCAAAACCTGGCGAAGGTGAAGGCCGGCCCGCGCGCCCAGGAGATTGCGCAGGGGCAGGCCGCGCTGCGCAACGCCGAGGCCGCCGTGCGCAACGCCGAGGCCACGCTCAAGCGCCAGCGCGCGCTGCTGGAGAAGGGGTTCGTGTCGCGCCAGGCCACCGACGACGCGCAGAAGGCCTACGACCAGGCGGTCGCGCAGCGGGACTCGGCCGATGAAGCGCTCAAGCTGCTCCAGGCCGGCAACCGCCCCGAGGAAATCGCCCAGGCCGAGGCCGAGGCGGCGCGGGCTGAGGCCTCCCTGCGGACCGCCAACGCGAACACGGTGCAGGTGCAGCTCAAGCAGGGGGACGTGGAGGCCACGCGACAGGCCATGCACGAGGCGGCCGCCGCCCTGGAGACGGCCAAGGCGCAGCGCAACAACGTGCAAGTGCGGCAGAAGCAACTGGAGGCGGCACAGGCCTCGGTACGCCAGGCGGAGGCGGCCCTGGCGGCCGCCCGCGCCAACCGCCTGCAGGATGCCGCCAGCCGCCAGTCCGTGCGGGCCTCCCTTGCCGACCTGCGCAAGCAGACGCTCCAGCTCAGCGAGGCCGCGACTGACCTGAGCTACACCAACGTCTACGCCCCGCGCAGTGGCGTCATCATGCAGAAGTTCGTCGAAGAGGGCAGCGTCGTCCCGGCCGGCACAGCGGCCCTGAAAGAGGGCACCGGCATCGTCTCCATCGCCGACATCAGCCAGATGTTCGTGCTCGCCGAGGTGGATGAGGCCGACATGGCGGGCGTCAAGGTCGGTCAGTCAGCGGACGTGACCGCCTCGGTGCTGCCCGACCGCAAGCTCCCTGCCCATGTCGTCAAGATCTTCCCGATGGGGCAGGAAGACCAGAACGTCGTGCGGTTCCAGG
This window of the bacterium genome carries:
- a CDS encoding SGNH/GDSL hydrolase family protein, which translates into the protein MPRALPVVLAMLSLASTLTYAADPAPQFQSGDVVALIGDSITHGRKWHRYVYSYYLTRFPDRQVRFVNEGIAGDSAGGALRRLDWDILPNQPNAAVIFLGMNDVGRGYYKVNADERTIAARQTALDNYRKNMDELAAKLQAGGVKKLWFFTPSPYDDTAQLESENFPGVNGALAQCGRFGAELAAKYGGAVIDLNGPMTALNLEHQKADPKFTIIGPDRVHPGDVGMMVIAYTVLRAQGAPALVSKVSVDGPKVTADNATVTNLKQTPEGVSFDCLAKALPWPIEASAHAALALVPLEADLDQEKLMATLPAGEYRLLIEGQEVGRYDAAALAAGINLARNDKTPQYQQAWKLWQANEQRSALEVRIRTYAQIRTILVAGKVNEDDEAAVDACFASFLERVGESMRPYFSGQIKVYKATRPELASIRAQIDTLQQSLWQLNQPQTLHYELVRAQ
- a CDS encoding BrnA antitoxin family protein, whose amino-acid sequence is MRRDMVTREPKVLPNFASEEEELLFWDTHDPSEYFTVKADFVFHVTNRPRKRMLSIRVDDELRADLKAIAEEHDVPYQALMREILRQGVKSFKRAAAMKKRGAAMKKAAAKEARAAATAP
- a CDS encoding Gfo/Idh/MocA family oxidoreductase; its protein translation is MSAKIGVAINSCGMVAYEHARAYLRDPRCEIVGVTSRTRASAERFVAELGLDCTIYPDYEALLSDSRVQALSITSPNFCHAAEAVAAARAGKHILLEKPPGIHHTELDELEQALRGSGLTTLCSFVLRWNPLVANLTRLQEAGAYGEVFFVQTDYWHGVGEIISADRWLARREFTGSAVLAGGSHAVDLARHLAGDIVSVSAYATHRLEGFDYDTTISAALKLASGGVGRISVCFDAPGPYQFNIEVIGSEGMSRQDRFWSKRAFPAQSDWVSLPCVTPDSGAVSHHPFTAEIAHFLDRIQEGRDGDPSVPHAIETARVCLAIDESAAQGGAPVAVKR
- a CDS encoding sugar phosphate isomerase/epimerase — its product is MRLGCHVYVFSEYGYDQAAQLDEVWDMVADCGYPAIEIHAPMLERPDWYEAIMAAQERTGLQIIGGSNGGNLTDAAEWDALRRKMDEYTQKLARLDSPKCGFTATGVRAAERTDAQSAQVVRAWTELAQMCQARGVELNYHTHGEPIADVQFVIDHVPADLLPLGPDLDWLRFGGIDPEAFLRAHADRLVMLHIRDYHLGGSRTFALGEGDANYPHLKTVLEQIGFGGDFVVELATPPGVPRDRDLREILRTSREHVRATVGL
- a CDS encoding efflux RND transporter periplasmic adaptor subunit produces the protein MTRKRILAAIILVAVIGGGIWFWRKSAAAKAEAEEPETETATVERKDLAVTVSASGVLEPLTTVEVKSRSGGEIKRLFVEAGDVVRAQQLLAQIDPTQIQSKVDQAAATVASGRAKATQAKLDAALQVTKTSTDITKSVAAVEAARASVAEVAEQLRQDRQTTQQAVQQAEASLQAARARYAQAQAEAEAEPELQSAQVASAKAALEAARQNLAKVKAGPRAQEIAQGQAALRNAEAAVRNAEATLKRQRALLEKGFVSRQATDDAQKAYDQAVAQRDSADEALKLLQAGNRPEEIAQAEAEAARAEASLRTANANTVQVQLKQGDVEATRQAMHEAAAALETAKAQRNNVQVRQKQLEAAQASVRQAEAALAAARANRLQDAASRQSVRASLADLRKQTLQLSEAATDLSYTNVYAPRSGVIMQKFVEEGSVVPAGTAALKEGTGIVSIADISQMFVLAEVDEADMAGVKVGQSADVTASVLPDRKLPAHVVKIFPMGQEDQNVVRFQVRVQIDDPPAELRPGMTADVTVHVAERKQVLVVPDTAITRSKGKASVDVMGANGQTETREVQVGLSNWEDTEIVSGLQEGETVVIPPPPGTEFPWMSGAKGAKGAKGSKDQQNQRTKGRMMMQFRNRGR